Proteins found in one Aspergillus chevalieri M1 DNA, chromosome 2, nearly complete sequence genomic segment:
- the spb4 gene encoding ATP-dependent RNA helicase SPB4 (COG:A;~EggNog:ENOG410PIRE;~InterPro:IPR025313,IPR027417,IPR001650,IPR014014, IPR014001,IPR011545,IPR000629;~PFAM:PF00270,PF00271,PF13959;~go_function: GO:0003676 - nucleic acid binding [Evidence IEA];~go_function: GO:0004386 - helicase activity [Evidence IEA];~go_function: GO:0005524 - ATP binding [Evidence IEA]), whose amino-acid sequence MAPKPPSGTSARSWDGVNPPLSEWVLEAVSSMGFTRMTPVQASAIPLFMAHKDVVVEAVTGSGKTLSFLIPVVEKLLRLEEPIKKHHVGAIIISPTRELASQIYKVLLSLLEFHPASAAAINPSDDDDAHPKKHSSTYKVVPQLLLGGATSPAEDLSNFLKRSPNLLVSTPGRLLELLSSPHVHCPQSSFEMLVLDEADRLLDLGFKDDLQNILRRLPKQRRTGLFSASVSEAVDQIVRVGLRNPVKVMVKVKGSSGALDKRTPASLQMTYLTIPALHKFPALRKILSSVQPTPQKTIFFVSTCTGVDYLSAILPSILGDEYSLIPLHGKHPATVRQKNFNAFVNSQTPVILLTTDVASRGLDIPAVDVVVQLDPPADPKTFIHRCGRAGRAGRRGLSVVLLHPGREEDYVSFLEVRKTPVTAFPYPIDITDEDAATATETARKIVLKDRAYHDRGQKAFVSWLRSYSKHQASSIFRVADLDWEGLGKAWGLLKLPKMPELRNFTGDRTLGVNIDWDKYAYKDKQREARRKEALAEAQNGTTEDNQQSNKRRASESVAWSNNIENRNKKAKRREQKKAKQDHNRWEKMTEEEKQKVRETEKMLEEIKQKNDEERRLRREAKKAGNGGGNAGDGAEEEEFEGFD is encoded by the exons ATGGCCCCGAAACCACCCTCCGGGACATCTGCCCGATCCTGGGATGGAGTGAACCCCCCGCTATCAGAATGGGTTCTTGAAGCTGTCTCTTCCATGGGCTTCACGCGGATGACACCCGTACAAGCATCAGCCATTCCTCTATTTATGGCACATAAAGACGTTGTGGTTGAGGCAGTTACTGGCAGTGGAAAGACGCTTTCATTCTTGATCCCGGTGGTGGAAAAGCTATTGCGCCTGGAGGAGCCCATCAAGAAGCATCACGTTGGTGCCATTATCATTTCGCCGACGAG AGAGCTTGCTTCGCAGATCTACAAGGTACTACTATCACTCCTTGAATTCCACCCTGCCTCAGCCGCCGCCATCAATCCCTcagacgatgacgatgcgcACCCCAAGAAACACTCCTCTACTTACAAGGTCGTCCCGCAACTGCTCCTCGGAGGCGCGACATCACCCGCCGAAGATTTGAGTAACTTCCTGAAGAGGTCGCCGAACCTGTTGGTATCTACGCCTGGGCGGTTACTGGAATTGCTTTCGTCGCCTCACGTCCATTGTCCTCAGTCGTCATTTGAAATGCTGGTGTTGGACGAAGCGGATAGACTTTTGGATCTTGGGTTCAAGGATGATCTTCAGAATATCCTGCGCCGTTTGCCTAAACAGAGACGGACGGGGCTGTTTAGTGCCAGTGTCAGTGAGGCAGTGGACCAGATTGTGCGCGTTGGTCTGCGCAATCCGGTCAAGGTTATGGTGAAGGTGAAGGGATCATCTGGTGCTTTGGATAAGCGGACTCCAGCGAG TCTGCAAATGACCTACCTCACCATCCCCGCCCTCCATAAATTCCCAGCCCTCAGAAAGATCCTCTCCTCCGTCCAACCAACACCGCAAAAAACAATCTTCTTCGTCTCAACCTGCACAGGCGTCGACTACCTCTCCGCAATCCTCCCCTCAATCCTAGGCGACGAATACTCCCTAATCCCCCTCCACGGAAAACATCCAGCAACCGTCCGCCAAAAGAACTTCAATGCCTTCGTCAACTCCCAAACACCAGTCATCCTCCTAACAACCGACGTCGCATCTCGAGGTCTAGATATCCCAGCCGTCGACGTCGTCGTTCAACTCGATCCACCCGCAGACCCAAAAACATTCATCCACAGATGCGGTCGTGCAGGCCGAGCCGGCCGCCGCGGCCTAAGCGTCGTCCTCCTCCACCCCGGCCGCGAAGAAGACTACGTCTCTTTCCTCGAAGTCCGCAAAACACCCGTCACCGCATTCCCCTACCCTATCGACATCACCGACGAAGACGCAGCGACGGCCACCGAGACCGCGCGCAAGATCGTCCTCAAGGACCGCGCGTACCATGACCGCGGCCAAAAGGCCTTCGTCAGCTGGCTCCGCAGCTACAGCAAGCATCAAGCAAGCAGCATCTTCCGCGTTGCGGACCTCGACTGGGAGGGATTAGGCAAAGCATGGGGTCTACTCAAACTCCCCAAGATGCCTGAACTGCGAAACTTCACCGGTGACCGCACGCTAGGCGTTAACATCGACTGGGACAAATACGCCTACAAGGATAAACAGCGCGAAGCACGGCGCAAAGAAGCCCTCGCTGAAGCACAAAACGGAACAACAGAAGATAACCAACAATCCAACAAACGACGCGCGAGTGAGAGCGTCGCATGGAGCAATAATATAGAAAACAGAAATAAGAAGGCCAAGAGAagggagcagaagaaggcgaAGCAGGATCATAATAGATGGGAGAAGATGACagaggaggagaagcagaaggttCGGGAAACGGAGAAGATGCTTGAGGAGATTAAGCAAAAGAATGATGAAGAGAGGCGGTTGAGACGGGAGGCTAAGAAGGCTGGGAATGGAGGTGGTAATGCTGGGGATGGtgctgaagaggaggaatttGAGGGGTttgattga
- a CDS encoding diacylglycerol/polyprenol kinase family protein (BUSCO:EOG09263OD3;~COG:I;~EggNog:ENOG410PFIS;~InterPro:IPR037997;~TransMembrane:7 (i141-158o170-187i208-228o234-255i267-288o329-351i363-380o);~go_function: GO:0004143 - diacylglycerol kinase activity [Evidence IEA]): MPRSQDVPETPRVISPTSTSPDGSRLRDDYFGPTTRSAARRQRQTGVPEKKTDENDSTSKRTRTRSRNSTTPNGTARQRKPTPITPAKKEEVEANGKTNGYLSPLSKVQQDLHDVSSRSPSPLGIIPLHSRYRNFIHRHEIPRKLLHVSIGFITLHLYSRGVQPLQITPWLFSALVPIAATDVIRHRSETVNKLYIRCVGALMRETEVSGYNGVIWYLLGAYAVLRFLPKDVGVMSILLLSWCDTAASTFGRLYGRYTFQLRKGKSFAGSLAAWFVGVAAAAAFWGWFVPYIGAFPNDPEGSSMFTGSLNLIPDCVRNLLGWTTETSKAIITGPLALGVMSFVSGIVAAGSEFVDIFGWDDNITIPVLSGFGLWGFLKVFG; this comes from the coding sequence ATGCCTCGATCTCAGGACGTTCCCGAGACGCCTCGGGTCATTTCTCCCACTTCCACTTCACCAGACGGATCGCGTTTGCGAGATGATTATTTCGGACCTACGACTCGCTCTGCTGCGCGACGGCAGCGGCAAACCGGCGTACccgaaaagaaaacagaCGAGAACGACTCGACTTCGAAGCGCACGCGAACAAGGTCCCGTAATTCAACAACACCAAACGGAACAGCGCGACAGCGCAAACCGACTCCTATCACACCTGCGAAGAAAGAGGAGGTTGAAGCTAATGGCAAGACCAATGGCTACTTGTCGCCGCTCTCCAAAGTTCAACAAGACTTGCACGATGTTTCTTCTCGATCCCCTTCGCCTCTAGGAATTATTCCTCTACACTCTCGTTATCGCAACTTCATCCACCGCCATGAGATTCCGCGCAAGCTTCTGCACGTGTCCATCGGTTTCATTACTCTTCACCTCTATAGCCGGGGCGTACAACCATTACAGATTACACCATGGCTCTTTTCGGCTCTCGTGCCCATTGCCGCCACCGACGTGATTCGACATCGCTCGGAAACCGTCAACAAACTCTACATCCGTTGCGTTGGCGCACTAATGCGCGAGACAGAGGTGTCGGGCTACAACGGTGTGATCTGGTATCTCCTGGGCGCATACGCAGTCCTGCGCTTCCTCCCCAAGGACGTCGGCGTTATGAGCATCCTACTTCTTAGCTGGTGTGACACTGCCGCCTCCACTTTTGGCCGCCTGTACGGCCGGTACACCTTCCAACTCCGTAAAGGAAAGAGCTTCGCCGGAAGCCTGGCCGCTTGGTTCGTGGGTgttgccgccgccgccgccttcTGGGGCTGGTTCGTCCCGTATATCGGTGCTTTTCCCAATGACCCTGAAGGCTCCTCCATGTTCACTGGCAGTTTGAACCTTATCCCGGATTGTGTTAGGAACCTCCTTGGCTGGACTACCGAGACGTCGAAGGCTATCATCACGGGTCCCCTGGCACTCGGAGTCATGAGCTTTGTTTCCGGTATTGTAGCTGCCGGTAGCGAATTCGTGGATATCTTCGGCTGGGACGACAACATCACGATTCCCGTGCTGAGTGGATTCGGCCTCTGGGGCTTTTTGAAGGTTTTTGGGTAG
- a CDS encoding crossover junction endodeoxyribonuclease (COG:S;~EggNog:ENOG410QE0J;~InterPro:IPR041177,IPR006086,IPR006084,IPR006085, IPR029060,IPR036279,IPR037316;~PFAM:PF18380,PF00867,PF00752;~go_function: GO:0004518 - nuclease activity [Evidence IEA];~go_function: GO:0008821 - crossover junction endodeoxyribonuclease activity [Evidence IEA]), with amino-acid sequence MGIPGLINAIGPGERVSLSKLAITHLEQTARPIRIAVDISIWLFQVQAGRGGRNPEIRTLFYRLLKFLALPIHPLFVYDGKNKPPFKRGKAVSGQGNAPIIQISKRLIDLFRFPRHDAPGEAEAECANLQRAGIVDAVMSNDVDAMMFGSKMTIMNFSKESGSTTSASHVTCYRMDSQAATSNVNLDRPGMVLFAMLSGGDYLPSGVPKCGSKLAAEISKAGFGSDLLDAINAKGTKRTEQLSEWRERLQYELEANESGYFNTKHKAVRIPQSFPDQTILEYYASPAESNAEELALLQRRLINAWDQDIEPLEIRHFAARFFEWNYRSGARKVIRLLAEPLVSYKIRLRRQLNGSKLSNSDIPMLRKVYKSRASYSTDGLTELQVDVIPINVVGLDLFAEEPNPPLPSQASEEAAASGDEVDDDPEAPVESAPQSPVKKRVNKRYDPYAPEKMWVFEALARIGIPDVVEQWEKEQAAKLAAKKPTNRKTGPKKKGPLDPGMKHGSILKYGTLTKPRPEVSQFKQAQLFEAAIPSTPNSSQSPKMASRSHTRTASSNPHMPGPGTSWATSLDNLVDIFSPSYAIPPELSAKRRSRGRPRLESRRAAICSDGIELVDSEASGDEFTLNKPSPPPIRPQRLKISVDYPVLPEVEEKPKPKAKTKITTPPSSPSPTKKSNRRALRVIQDVPEDRKTVEKLGEFLSKPSSKHNPVSDGQAEAHDCVESASPKRRSPRKKTPPTPSTDKPTPEHKKDNKTSSVMKYLLQELPDKKKEKKHQAPKQRAKENKEPSPSGSLEAKDSKEQTKPIEDRSSTTKGTSQHVDAVIWHDSSWTVEPALESENNNDRAKDGDDLGSQGRETKAKKKRIPRVSILDLT; translated from the exons ATGGGAATCCCCGG ACTCATTAATGCCATCGGCCCTGGAGAACGGGTTTCACTATCCAAACTGGCCATAACGCATTTGGAACAAACAGCAAGGCCCATTCGGATCGCAGTTGACATCTCAATATGGCTGTTCCAGGTGCAGGCAGGGCGAGGCGGAAGGAACCCCGAAATCCGGACACTATTCTACCGACTTTTGAAATTTTTGGCCTTACCCATTCATCCTCTCTTTGTCTATGATGGGAAGAACAAGCCGCCATTTAAGCGGGGGAAAGCGGTTTCTGGACAGGGAAATGCGCCTATTATCCAGATATCGAAGCGCTTGATTGACCTGTTCCGGTTTCCCAGACATGATGCCCCGGGAGAGGCAGAGGCGGAATGCGCGAATTTGCAGAGAGCGGGTATCGTCGATGCAGTCATGAGCAATGATGTTGATGCTATGATGTTCGGGTCGAAGATGACTATCATGAATTTCTCCAAGGAGAGTGGTAGTACCACTTCCGCGTCACATGTCACCTGTTACCGGATGGACAGTCAAGCGGCTACGTCCAATGTTAATCTCGACCGTCCTGGTATGGTTCTCTTCGCGATGCTAAGTGGAGGTGACTACCTGCCATCTGGTGTTCCGAAGTGTGGTAGCAAATTGGCAGCAGAGATCTCAAAGGCTGGCTTTGGATCGGATCTTTTGGACGCAATCAATGCTAAAGGAACAAAAAGGACGGAGCAGTTGAGCGAATGGAGAGAAAGACTCCAATATGAATTGGAAGCGAACGAAAGTGGCTACTTCAATACCAAGCACAAGGCTGTCCGGATTCCACAAAGTTTTCCAGATCAGACGATTTTGGAGTATTATGCGTCGCCTGCTGAGTCCAATGCCGAAGAACTTGCATTGTTGCAACGCCGTTTGATCAACGCTTGGGACCAGGACATTGAACCTTTGGAGATTAGGCATTTTGCCGCAAGATTTTTTGAGTGGAACTACCGCTCTGGAGCGCGAAAAGTGATACGGCTACTTGCGGAACCTTTGGTTTCTTATAAAATCCGTCTCAGGAGACAACTGAATGGCTCAAAATTGTCGAACAGCGATATTCCTATGTTGCGGAAAGTCTACAAAAGTCGCGCCAGCTATAGCACAGATGGTCTGACGGAATTACAAGTCGATGTCATTCCAATAAACGTTGTTGGTCTGGACCTTTTCGCAGAGGAACCTAACCCTCCGCTTCCATCACAGGCATCAGAGGAGGCGGCAGCATCCGGTGACGAAGTAGATGATGACCCCGAAGCCCCTGTTGAATCTGCCCCCCAATCCCCGGTCAAGAAACGGGTAAATAAGCGCTATGACCCCTACGCACCAGAGAAGATGTGGGTTTTCGAAGCGTTAGCCAGAATCGGCATCCCAGACGTGGTCGAACAATGGGAAAAAGAACAAGCTGCGAAGTTAGCGGCAAAGAAGCCAACTAATCGAAAGACAGGCCCTAAGAAAAAGGGACCGCTGGACCCGGGGATGAAGCACGGAAGTATTTTGAAATACGGTACACTCACGAAGCCACGGCCGGAGGTCTCTCAGTTCAAACAAGCGCAGCTATTCGAGGCAGCAATCCCCAGTACACCGAACTcaagccagagcccaaagaTGGCATCACGAAGTCACACACGTACAGCATCTTCAAATCCCCACATGCCAGGTCCTGGGACATCCTGGGCCACCAGTCTGGACAACCTCGTTGACATTTTCTCCCCCTCATACGCAATACCTCCCGAATTGAGCGCAAAGCGCCGTAGCCGGGGGAGGCCCCGTCTCGAATCCCGGCGCGCAGCGATCTGCTCAGACGGCATCGAACTAGTCGATTCGGAAGCGTCAGGCGATGAGTTTACCTTGAACAAACCCTCGCCACCGCCAATCCGTCCGCAGAGGCTCAAGATCAGCGTCGACTATCCGGTCTTGCCAGAGGTAGAGGAGAAACCCAAACCAAaggcgaagacgaagatcACCACGCCGCCATCATCACCCTCTCCGACCAAGAAGAGCAACAGACGCGCCCTGAGAGTTATCCAGGACGTACCTGAAGATCGGAAAACCGTCGAAAAGCTGGGCGAATTTTTGTCCAAGCCATCATCAAAACATAACCCCGTTTCTGATGGACAAGCTGAAGCCCATGATTGCGTCGAATCAGCTTCCCCAAAGCGCCGGTcgccgaggaagaagacaccaccaacaccaagtACTGACAAACCCACCCCAGAGCACAAGAAAGACAATAAAACTTCGTCAGTTATGAAATATCTTCTGCAGGAGTTACCagacaagaaaaaagagaagaaacaCCAGGCACCGAAACAACGCGCGAAGGAGAATAAAGAGCCATCACCGTCTGGATCTCTCGAAGCCAAAGACTCCAAAGAACAGACCAAACCGATCGAAGACCGGTCAAGTACCACAAAAGGAACATCACAGCACGTCGACGCTGTAATATGGCACGATAGTTCCTGGACTGTGGAGCCTGCCCTCGAATCTGAGAATAATAATGACCGCGCAAAGGATGGTGATGACTtggggagtcaaggcagagagacgaaggcgaagaagaagcgcatTCCGCGTGTTAGCATCTTGGACTTGACCTGA
- a CDS encoding putative actin-related protein RO7 (COG:Z;~EggNog:ENOG410PHP7;~InterPro:IPR043129,IPR004000,IPR027127) yields MASASSISAGDSKRFSGSHVPYNLRHSQTARPSSPSTPQHQLRSNNSSFASTSSGSSFRGEEDAIIFELGSRWLRAGFEGESTPMCTVRFGPEESRRTGDYRGWLNYGPSTDSERFASPEQWASAYELWGMDLRKVDLGLVEDKIERVVRETYNKYLLTDAGTTRLVLVLPSLLPHPLMASVLSTLFNRWRFPSITLLPAAAMSATAAGVRSALVVDLGWAETTVTSVYEYREVVHKRSTRAMKHLLQETGRFLTHLTSPSTQDPTTDELSVNFEYCEEVVTRFAWCKPHAQTEPTDLPNTTVSIPSPSNPGSEYIDIPFPKLAEPVEKALFALGIPECDLDDEEKPLPLLLYNTLLALPPDARGVCMSRIIFVGGGSHIPGIRKRILNEVNALIKTHGWTQVRGKAIERQRTRLQNLSLTSNPNLNTTTNNNPSSTGPSTGTTTPIQEHAATASHTPSIDDEGDNEIDFVEQKLQRNRDRDFKPPVQGILREVESLGPWAGASLVTSLKIRGMVEIEREKYLQHGLAGASRDLEHGYVPDRRSGLRTGGDRSSWTLAGWG; encoded by the coding sequence ATGGCAAGCGCTTCGTCCATATCTGCTGGCGACAGCAAACGCTTCTCCGGGTCACATGTCCCCTACAACCTGCGTCACAGCCAAACCGCCAGACCGTCTTCCCCCAGTACCCCCCAACACCAACTCCGCTCGAACAACTCCTCTTTCGCAAGCACCTCGTCCGGCTCTTCGTTTCGCGGCGAGGAAGATGCTATTATATTCGAATTGGGCTCGAGGTGGCTCCGTGCAGGGTTCGAGGGCGAGAGTACACCCATGTGTACTGTGAGGTTTGGGCCGGAGGAATCAAGGAGGACGGGCGATTATCGGGGATGGTTGAATTACGGGCCGTCCACTGATTCTGAACGGTTTGCTAGTCCAGAGCAATGGGCGAGTGCGTATGAACTATGGGGGATGGATTTACGAAAGGTGGACTTGGGCCTTGTCGAGGATAAGATTGAGCGGGTGGTTCGCGAGACGTACAATAAGTACCTGCTGACGGACGCGGGGACAACACGGCTGGTTCTTGTTCTGCCGTCACTTCTGCCGCATCCGTTAATGGCGTCTGTTTTGTCGACTTTGTTTAACCGCTGGCGGTTTCCAAGTATTACGCTCCTCCCGGCCGCTGCCATGTCCGCGACGGCTGCCGGAGTTCGTTCAGCCTTGGTAGTGGATCTGGGCTGGGCTGAAACTACAGTGACCAGCGTCTACGAATACAGAGAAGTCGTGCATAAACGAAGCACCAGGGCCATGAAGCACCTGCTCCAAGAGACAGGCCGATTCCTCACCCACCTTACCTCACCCAGCACCCAGGACCCAACAACAGACGAACTCTCTGTGAACTTTGAATACTGCGAAGAAGTAGTCACCCGCTTCGCATGGTGCAAACCCCACGCCCAAACCGAACCAACCGATCTCCCAAACACCACAGTCTCCATACCGTCTCCTTCAAACCCCGGCTCCGAATACATCGACATCCCATTCCCAAAACTCGCCGAGCCCGTTGAAAAAGCCCTCTTCGCCCTCGGCATCCCAGAATGCGACCTCGACGACGAGGAAAAACCACTCCCCTTACTCCTCTACAACaccctcctcgccctccCCCCCGACGCTCGCGGGGTATGCATGTCCCGGATCATATTCGTCGGAGGAGGCTCCCACATCCCAGGGATCCGCAAACGCATCCTCAACGAAGTAAACGCGTTAATCAAAACCCACGGCTGGACACAAGTCCGAGGGAAAGCCATCGAGCGCCAACGCACCCGCCTCCAAAACCTATCCCTAACTTCAAACCCGAACCTAAACACAACCACAAACAACAACCCATCATCAACAGGTCCCTCCACGGGTACAACAACACCAATCCAAGAACACGCCGCCACCGCTTCACACACGCCCTCAATCGACGACGAAGGAGATAACGAGATTGACTTTGTCGAGCAGAAGCTCCAGCGCAATCGAGATCGGGACTTCAAGCCGCCTGTTCAGGGTATTCTAAGGGAAGTTGAGTCGCTGGGGCCTTGGGCTGGTGCGAGTCTTGTTACGAGTTTGAAGATTAGGGGGATGGTGGAGATTGAGAGGGAGAAGTATTTGCAGCATGGGCTTGCGGGGGCGAGCCGAGATTTGGAGCATGGGTATGTGCCGGACAGGAGGTCGGGGTTGAGGACTGGGGGAGATCGGTCGAGTTGGACATTGGCGGGGTGGGGTTGA
- a CDS encoding aldose epimerase family protein (COG:G;~EggNog:ENOG410Q2XP;~InterPro:IPR014718,IPR008183,IPR011013;~PFAM:PF01263;~TransMembrane:1 (o30-47i);~go_function: GO:0003824 - catalytic activity [Evidence IEA];~go_function: GO:0016853 - isomerase activity [Evidence IEA];~go_function: GO:0030246 - carbohydrate binding [Evidence IEA];~go_process: GO:0005975 - carbohydrate metabolic process [Evidence IEA]) — protein sequence MLLDPPPSSRSRIPRLLGALLCPARFSPRVLLLYCFIFFTVTVLLGIRMHVGSYLSTVLYGLPVLAQAQSSVTLSAAPSSNTAESGSAVDPFKAYTIKAENITATLIPYGARLTSVLVPDRDGNQQDIVLGYDDPRDYLKDTETNHTYFGAVVGRYANRIRNGTFALNGEEYEIPRNENGLNTLHGGYVGYDQRNWTVTTYSESTVTFTLLDRGFEGFPGDVVTHATFTVDNNRTPDNPDGLPLLTTKLVSLALTEKTPIMLSNHIYWNLNAFKEENILDDTFLQLPLSKRFVGTDGLLIPNGTILDVHSAYNGSADFTTGKLVGEDIEDAEGLCGTDCTGYDNCFIIDRPPQSAAQDSLVSILHANSSTTGISLEVKSNQQAVQIYTCPSQNGSIPIKPSQEKRNEGQGASSVNAYGCLVIEPEGWIDGINHPEWGQLPYEVYAPDTAPAINWATYKFGTIA from the coding sequence ATGCTCTTGGACCCCCCTCCTTCTTCCCGCTCGCGCATCCCCCGGCTGCTTGGTGCTTTACTCTGCCCTGCACGATTCTCGCCCCGTGTTCTGTTATTATATTGCTTCATCTTTTTCACGGTTACAGTGCTTCTTGGTATCAGAATGCACGTCGGGTCCTATCTTTCGACCGTCCTTTACGGGCTGCCCGTGTTGGCCCAGGCGCAGAGCTCTGTGACTCTGTCTGCTGCGCCATCGTCGAATACTGCGGAGTCTGGGTCTGCTGTTGATCCCTTCAAGGCCTACACCATCAAAGCGGAGAACATCACTGCTACTTTGATTCCCTACGGTGCGCGATTGACGTCTGTCCTCGTGCCCGACCGCGACGGCAACCAGCAGGATATTGTGCTGGGCTACGATGACCCCAGGGACTACCTGAAGGATACCGAAACGAACCATACTTACTTCGGTGCCGTGGTGGGCCGGTATGCCAACCGGATCAGGAACGGAACGTTCGCCCTGAACGGGGAGGAATACGAAATCCCGAGAAATGAGAACGGCCTTAACACTCTCCACGGAGGTTATGTGGGCTATGACCAGCGCAATTGGACTGTCACTACGTACTCGGAGTCCACCGTCACCTTTACCTTGCTAGACCGGGGATTCGAAGGCTTTCCGGGTGACGTTGTCACTCATGCTACCTTCACCGTGGACAACAACCGCACGCCAGACAACCCCGACGGTCTGCCGCTGTTGACAACCAAGTTGGTCTCGCTAGCATTGACCGAAAAGACGCCCATCATGCTTTCCAACCACATTTACTGGAACCTGAACGCATTCAAAGAAGAGAACATCCTAGACGACACCTTCTTGCAATTACCCTTGTCCAAACGCTTCGTCGGCACAGACGGCCTCCTAATCCCCAACGGCACCATCCTCGACGTCCACAGCGCCTACAACGGCAGCGCCGACTTTACCACCGGTAAACTTGTGGGTGAAGATATCGAAGACGCTGAAGGCCTCTGCGGAACAGACTGCACGGGCTACGATAACTGCTTCATCATCGACCGTCCGCCTCAATCCGCCGCACAAGATTCGCTTGTCTCCATCCTTCACGCAAACTCCAGCACTACAGGTATCTCTCTTGAAGTCAAGAGCAACCAGCAAGCCGTTCAGATCTACACGTGTCCCAGCCAGAATGGGTCTATTCCGATTAAGCCGTCGCAGGAGAAGCGGAATGAAGGCCAGGGTGCTAGTAGTGTCAATGCGTATGGGTGTTTGGTTATTGAGCCAGAGGGTTGGATTGATGGGATTAATCACCCTGAATGGGGACAGTTGCCGTACGAGGTTTATGCACCGGATACTGCTCCGGCAATTAATTGGGCTACATACAAATTTGGGACGATTGCTTAA